In Terriglobia bacterium, a single window of DNA contains:
- a CDS encoding NADP-dependent oxidoreductase, with amino-acid sequence MPLINHQFRLAARPVGLPKRTDWNYTEEPVRDPGPGEVLIKSLYISLDPAMRGWMNEGRSYIEPVQIGAVMRASGVGRVIASQNSGFAVGDHLAGLLGVQEYAISDGKGVNKIDPKLAPLPVYLSVLGVTGLTAYFGLLDVGQMKAGDTVVISGAAGAVGLAAGQIAKIKGCRAVGIAGGPDKCRFAVQDIGFDACIDYKNEDVKAALRQHCPKGVNVYFDNVGGEILDAVLGHLARGARVVICGAISQYNSTTGIQGPANYLSLLVNSARMEGFVVFNYAARYGEGIKEMAGWMAAGKLKSREDIVEGFATFPETLLKLFRGENLGKLMIKVAD; translated from the coding sequence ATGCCCCTCATCAATCACCAATTTCGCCTTGCCGCCCGGCCCGTCGGATTGCCCAAACGCACGGACTGGAATTACACGGAAGAGCCGGTGCGCGATCCCGGCCCCGGCGAAGTCCTGATCAAATCTCTTTACATCTCGCTCGACCCCGCCATGCGCGGCTGGATGAATGAAGGCCGCTCCTATATCGAACCGGTGCAGATCGGCGCGGTGATGCGCGCCAGTGGCGTGGGACGCGTGATCGCCTCGCAGAACTCCGGCTTTGCCGTGGGCGACCACCTAGCCGGCCTGCTGGGCGTGCAGGAGTATGCCATCTCGGACGGCAAGGGCGTGAACAAGATTGATCCCAAACTGGCGCCGCTGCCCGTGTATCTTTCGGTCTTGGGCGTGACCGGACTCACCGCCTACTTCGGTCTGCTCGACGTCGGCCAGATGAAGGCCGGCGATACGGTAGTCATCTCCGGAGCCGCCGGGGCCGTGGGCCTGGCCGCCGGACAGATCGCCAAGATCAAAGGCTGCCGCGCCGTGGGCATCGCTGGCGGGCCGGACAAGTGCCGCTTCGCGGTGCAGGACATTGGCTTTGACGCCTGCATTGACTACAAGAATGAGGACGTGAAGGCCGCGCTGCGCCAGCACTGTCCCAAGGGCGTGAACGTGTACTTTGACAATGTGGGCGGCGAAATTCTGGACGCCGTCCTCGGCCACCTGGCCCGCGGCGCGCGCGTGGTGATCTGCGGCGCCATTTCGCAGTACAACTCCACCACCGGGATCCAAGGTCCCGCCAACTATCTTTCTCTGCTGGTCAACAGCGCGCGCATGGAAGGCTTTGTCGTCTTCAACTATGCGGCTCGTTACGGCGAAGGCATAAAAGAAATGGCCGGCTGGATGGCCGCCGGCAAGCTCAAGTCGCGGGAAGACATCGTCGAAGGCTTTGCCACCTTTCCGGAAACGTTGCTCAAACTGTTTCGCGGAGAGAACCTGGGCAAGCTGATGATCAAAGTGGCGGATTGA
- a CDS encoding peroxiredoxin family protein, translated as MEKDLKEYAAAGVRPVAISVDPPSVSADLCKKAGYTFTFLSDPSAEVIGRYDLLHKGAGPEGHDIARPAEFLLDSSGTVRWTNFTEDIRIRARADEMLAVAKALR; from the coding sequence ATTGAAAAAGACCTGAAAGAATATGCGGCGGCGGGCGTACGTCCGGTGGCCATTTCCGTGGACCCACCATCGGTTTCCGCCGATCTCTGCAAGAAAGCCGGCTACACATTTACTTTTCTCTCCGATCCCAGCGCAGAGGTCATCGGGCGCTATGACCTGCTGCACAAAGGCGCAGGGCCTGAGGGCCATGACATCGCGCGTCCTGCGGAATTTCTGCTGGATTCCAGCGGCACCGTGCGCTGGACAAACTTTACCGAGGACATACGGATTCGCGCGCGCGCCGATGAAATGCTGGCGGTAGCGAAAGCATTGCGGTAA